In the Endozoicomonas sp. SCSIO W0465 genome, GAATTATCGTTTTATACAGACTCTAAAGTCGAGATTATTTTAAAACTAGAATGATAATTTGTATGAAAAATCCTTTTCCATACCATCTTTATTTCAAATAACCATTGGCCTGATTGCCATACACCGTCCAATCTTATCCGGGCAAATAACCTCAGAGTTCACAATAGCTCTGAGGTTATTTTTATACATTAATGGTAACTATTCAGCACTGAGCAAAGGCATATTACAGTAATTCCGAACAGCTCTATGAAGTGATTGATATATGTCCATTCCCTGTTTTCTGGCAGACGACAAATAGCTGCGAATCCGTGCAAACATAGAACCACCGTCTGCACTCCTGAAGCAGCCTGAGATTTTCTGCTTTAACTTGGCCATTCGAACATCCCGCTCACTGCCATTGTTATCGAAGGGAATGGTAAAATCTGACATGAAGCGCAGTGTCTCAGCCTTGAACTCAGTGAGTCGTTTGAAGAGATTGTAAGCTTTAGTATTCTTGACTTTCTTGCGCTTAAGCTCCTCTCGTTGCTTCTCCATATAGACGACTTCTTTCATTAGAGCCCGCTGAAGCAACCGGTCATAAATCTTCTCGATTCGTTCACAGACAACACTTGGCATCTGTAGCATACCTATGGTCTTAAAGCCCTTGCAGTAATGCCAGGAAAGCCTCAGTAGCTTCATCAATCGCAACGCCAGTTGATTGCTGTCCCTATCAACAACACCCAAAAGCTCCCTCAGGTGATGGGCATTGCAAAGTACGTGAGTTGCCGCATATGCAAAATAGGATTTCCAATGATCATGAACCAGAACGCCTGCAAATGTTAGCAGTATGCCCATCGTGTCCATGGCCTCACGACCTCGCTTTTCAGACAAGTAGTAGAGCGTCCATTGTTCATCCCGCATAACGTGTAGCCAGTGCAAAGAGCCCTCGGCCCGCATACCCGTTTCATCGGCTCCGGCAACAGACGATTCCCGCAAGGCGTCACGAATAACCTCTTCAGTAGAAGCCAGATTTTCATAGGTTCTGGCCACAAAATTGGCGACAGTGCCTGCACTTACACTCATTTTATAGAGAGTATTAAAATACTCTGACACGCGCTTAAAAGGCAGGAAATGGTATTGGTTAAGATAGACGGCCATAGCCTGTGTGGCTGAGCCATATTGTGCGGCAGCGGTAACACCTTCCGGGAATTCAGCCTGATTCCGACAACCACAAGTGCAGATTTTTACTTCAGCTCTATGGGCCGTTACTTCAAATTCACCCGGTCTCCCTGGTTCAAACACCTGTCGTTCAATATATTTGACCGGCTCACTATCAAGAAGAGACGCCTGACATTTATTGCATTCTTTAACCGGAAGGTACTCAATATAGTCAGGGATATCGACCTGTTTAAGACAAGTGCCCTGATGCCCTTTCTTTCCACCGGCTTTATTACCAGAAGACTGTCTCAGACTTTTAGGATTGGGTTTTTCATCCGATGGATCGGTACCTTTATCTGCGGAAAGGTCGTCAGAATGATCTGGAGAATTACTGTTTTTACAAGGTTTTTGATAACCATCAGACGATGGCGGCTTGCTGCTGTTTTGACTGTTCTTGCCAACCTTTTCTTCCAATTCTCGACATCGCTCTTCCAGACAGGCAACTCTCATCCGCAGCTCTGCATTCTCTTTCAAGAGAATCTCAGCCGACATAGTTGCGGGTAGTTCTGGAATCATGCTGGCGAATATTGTGGAAAAATGGTGCTTAAGAGGATGGTATAAAAATCAGAAAATTCCAGATTTATGTGGGGGTGCTGAACAGTTACCATTAATGTATGGAAATTTCAGCCCGAAAGTTTAACCCACTGATAGCATATCCCATTGGTTGAGGAACCTGAATAATGATTGGTTTCGACTTTGAGACATTCCATAAAAAAATACTGGTAATTGCAATTTCTTCAGTAATTCAAAGTGGTTATGCTGGAATTAACACTGAAAACCCTGAAACGGCGGCATCCATAGCAGATGAAAATAATCACCTTCTTAATGAGGGTTCCATTCACTTAAATGGTCTATCTCAAGGGTTAGACAATCATGCCACAGACATACGAACGGAGTCGAATACCTCAGCGATCAATATAGATCCCGGCACTATCTATATCTCGACAAAAGGGATGACGGGAATGGAGGCTGAAGGTGGAACCATCCTGAACAACGGCAATATTGAAGTCAATGTGCAAGGTACCGGTATCAGGGCAACAGCCAGCTCTGACGGTACCGACAGTCAAACGACGGTTACCAATCACGGTACCATCTATCTAAATCACCCTGAAAGTACAGGAATGGTCAGCAATGGACTGAACATTGAGTGGTTCGGAACCAAAGACTGGAATGAATACAGTAATGACTACAAAGCAGGCGCTATAAATGATACCCATGGCGCCATTAAAGGTCAGGGAACAGGGCTACTGTCATACGACAGCGGTCTAATCAAAAACCACGGCAGTATAGAGATATCGGGTTCGCACTCAACCGGAGCCATGGCACAATCCAATGACCCGGACAATCCGGGTGTCTATGCCGGACTTATCGCTAACACTGGCACAATAACCGCTATTGATGGTGCCACTGGCATTCACCTGCATAAAGGTGGACTTAAGAATTCAGGAACCGTCATCAGTGATCATGCCGCTATCCGGGGAACAGGTCCTTTTAATATCGCCATCCTCACTCCCGGTAGCCACATAAACGGAAAACATGCCGCCGTTCTTCTTGAA is a window encoding:
- a CDS encoding IS66 family transposase → MIPELPATMSAEILLKENAELRMRVACLEERCRELEEKVGKNSQNSSKPPSSDGYQKPCKNSNSPDHSDDLSADKGTDPSDEKPNPKSLRQSSGNKAGGKKGHQGTCLKQVDIPDYIEYLPVKECNKCQASLLDSEPVKYIERQVFEPGRPGEFEVTAHRAEVKICTCGCRNQAEFPEGVTAAAQYGSATQAMAVYLNQYHFLPFKRVSEYFNTLYKMSVSAGTVANFVARTYENLASTEEVIRDALRESSVAGADETGMRAEGSLHWLHVMRDEQWTLYYLSEKRGREAMDTMGILLTFAGVLVHDHWKSYFAYAATHVLCNAHHLRELLGVVDRDSNQLALRLMKLLRLSWHYCKGFKTIGMLQMPSVVCERIEKIYDRLLQRALMKEVVYMEKQREELKRKKVKNTKAYNLFKRLTEFKAETLRFMSDFTIPFDNNGSERDVRMAKLKQKISGCFRSADGGSMFARIRSYLSSARKQGMDIYQSLHRAVRNYCNMPLLSAE